Genomic DNA from Misgurnus anguillicaudatus chromosome 18, ASM2758022v2, whole genome shotgun sequence:
tccgttttcagctcctccccacctgaacgcggctaatctcgccgatcggttacatccagctgcagccgatgtcgaacacacctatcaTCAATAAAAGTGACTGTTTATACCTTACAAACCTTCCACGTGTTGTATAAGGGTTTTATGTTTAATAGGTACCCTGAAATGACATGAAAGAGTTTTAGATGTGGGAGAATAACTGGGCTGATACACGTTAAATAGCATTATAGGGATCTGTTATGTTCCATCTATTTCGTTTTGTATATGCACacctatattttttattaaagtgaaTAGTGTACTCTGTTGCCATGAAACTCCTGCTAGCGCCATTCATTTCAAATTCGCTCCTGGCTGTCCTGTTTCCTCTagctttgacgtcatctggctgtagattcttgcggcgccgcatgaagtcgaacaagcctgttATGTAATACAGAATGAAGGtctaagtgtgttttggtagttggcccatctccttttccaaagcgtttttcaaacattgtggactccgcctttaagcagcgtgtctactaaccatagaccataaaaaaatatggacgtagtgtccgtgacgtcacccattggtttgtgaagatcgcttttgaagctttaagtaggcggtgcctgccgtcgccatctggaaaaccgaaaatgggtaaagaggcgggacatgggtgaagctgaggtgaaaccacgcccgcctagcgcgagtctaatgacagcagtggctgttcaaccgacactcaagcggccacgcccttaattatgcagaagtttaaggcttaatataatctaaacgggtgagttacaaaaaaattcacccccctcacagttgtcataaagggcaaaattagctatataggccaaaaacactttttgtaccaggctgtaaacatattattttctactgtaaagttggccatttttaacatgggagtctatgggaattgactcccttttgaagccagcctcaagcggccagtcgatgaattgcagtttaagtcacttccgtgttggcttcattagagagatcggaaggttgcccctcgctactaaccgacatccttgccgggttgcgtatgtgtctATGAGGCGGGTctaggtccagattctattggggtaggggcgtgtttttttaggtgatttcaaatatcaacaatgGCTTtaaaacatcatggactccacCTTTAAATTATCATTTCAgctatttaaattatttaatagaAAATTCTCTAATCATTTAAATATGATTACAGCACTTTTTTACACTGCAGTTTgacaaaaaaattgcaaaagGGGAATAATGTTGATGTTGTGATATCCCAGCCACTTGTCTGCCAACACACAAAATGCAACACAATGCTATAATTACAAACAAACAGTAGGTATTTGTTTATGGGATTTTGACCATTAAGATTTCACAGCAAACTGACTGCAGAAAAATAAGTGATCAACAAACTGAATCCTGACAGATGTCACAGATGGTATGGATAAAAATTTAACATGAATAGCTTGTTTCTTTATCAAGTCATCTCTGGTAAAGATACATTGTCAAGATTCTGAAAGACTAACCGACAAATGTACAAGTTACACCTTAGTGATGGTCATTTTGATAATAAACAACCAAATATTACAATAGAGAATATAAACAGATTTTTAGTGAACTCGTACAACAGGAAAATTACATTAAAGACTTCATACATTCTGACTATACAAAAAAATCAACTTTTAGCCTTCAAAGTTTACAAGATTAATGTATTGTGCCGACTGCAATTCTTCAAAGTTTTCTGAGTAAGTTAATCAACACATGACCAATGACAGCGATACAGAAATCCTACATCCTAGTGTAATCGTAACATGTCTTTATTTCCCATATAAAGAGGCAATCAATCTTCCACatattgatttaatttaataactCTTCAACTTCGGCAAGGAATATGCTTGGTCTGGCTCATGTTGGTTTACCCAAGCAACTACATGTTTAAATGCCAAACATGCAAGTAACATGTCCAGAAAGCACTAAATGAATCGACTGACTAGTCAGTGTGATCTTTTATCCCATTAGAAAAAGTGCCTCAAGTTCCTGTAAAGGATTCAACCAGCCAAGTTGCGGGTTAAGTCCAAAATCTCTTTGATGTAATCAGTCTTTCTTCTCCCTGTTTAAGGACAATAACAATTTGCGTCTAGGGGAGTCTGTGGAAAAGGAAAGGGCACTAGACACAGAAGCCAAGGTTATGGGGTCGCTTGCATGTGTTGGGGTTGACTCTGAGGAAGCGCCAACTGACTGGACAGCAAGAGAGTTGGCTGCAACATCGGGTGGCATTAATGCTTTGGTAGGAGAGTTCATCAGGTTAGCTTCGTCCATCTCGATGACCTCAAAGTCTGCATCATTCCATTGGTCAGCTTCACCATCGTTCTCCTGCTCCTCCTCATCCTCCACATTTTCCAGCAGGGCTTGACGGTACTCGCTGTCATCGGCGTCCTTGGGACGTCTGCCCGTCGCTTTCCGCAGGACAGCATCCCCTCCTGGCGATGCTAATTTGTACATGACGGGGAAGAGAATGGAGGTAAAGGTGGATGCGCCGAGTGCCAGGTACATCAGCAAAGGCTGATTCTTCACATGCCCAAGTAAAAAGCCCAGCAGGGATGGCAGCACCATCTCACCGAGTGCTGCGCCAACTACAAACACTGCAGCTGATCGCCCCGTCACCGTCGTGTACTGCTCCACCCATGAAATGCCACTGGGAAAGGTGGTCGACATAGAGAGCCCATACAGGCCAGTGCAGGCCCAAAGCATAGGGTGATTGTCGCTAAAAAGCACCAGCAGCAGTGATGAAACCGTTGTGCCTACTAGACTAAACAAGATCAGGGTTCCTGGACGCAGACAAGCCGCAAAAAAGATGGCCAGACCTCGGCCGGCAGCGAACGTTCCCCAGAAGAGTGAATTTATTCCTGCTGCCTTCGCCTCATCGCTCATTTTGGCATAATCTTTGGCGTACGGAAATATAAAAGAGCCGTATGCCACTTCACTTCCAACATAGAAGAAAAAGAACATAGAGAGCAGGAATATGAGAATATTGTGGTGTTTGGAGAACTTCTGCTTTCCTGGGGATGTCTTTGCCCAATTTGAGGTGGGGGGACTGCAAGAGTACAGGAGGAAAAAGATGAGTGACACCAATAGAACAAAAGCACCAATCACTATATAAGCCCACATGGATGTTGGAGTGGTATCTGGGAATGGCAAAATGGCGGAAATAGTTTTAGATGGGTGGCCAGTCAGAAGTGGGTAAATAGTGTTGTTGTCTGAACTGTCGCCGAAGAGCAACTTGGCTATGATTGGGGAAAAAAACGCTCCAGCAGCAAAGCTGAAGTGCAGGGCTTGCATATGTGGTCCGGCCTGCTCTCCCCACGTGTTCAGTATAAGAACATTACCACCTGTTAACAAGGAGAGACTCAGTTACACAGAAGAGTTTTACACATGAGACCCGAGGTCCTACCTAATATAGGGTGTAAAATCTGCCCTTACCTGTATCTAAAACTCCCATTGACACCCCCACACTACACATCAATACAGTAAGCAGCCAAGCCTGTTTACAGTAAGATGTACCAGATATCCCAACTGCGGTGAGCAGTAAGGAAAAGCCTGTTGGGATAAATCAGTCATATACAAAGGATTACTCAGTTTTAAAGATACAAGAAAGAACATTTTGTTGCATTGTATGTTAATTATGTAGGAAATGTGGTTATATGCATTTGAATAAATTACTAAAACAATCTACAAACACTAAGAGGCATACTGTGGGCTACCATCAATAAACATAAGGACAAGTACTGAATTTATTCATGCATATAAGGTTACAGCAGCGTAAAATAGTGACTGATGTGATTTTcagcacacaattttttaaatttttttccttctctttatgttatttaaataaaatgtgccaGCCCTAAAACATGCAAGTATTTTCAGAGGATGATGCCCATGAATCATACCAAGTTTCGAAGCAATATGCCATTACTTTcgaaaaatacaacattttatgacaaaaatctACGGATGTCCAGTATGGCTGACCGAAGAAAGTCCTTTTAGGAAAGTTACAGCCAGTCATGTTTGCAGTtaatgcaagactaaagtcctaaATACTTGAATGGGGAACCTCAGATATCTTTAAAATCACGTGTTCAAATCAATTAAACAgcatatttctgaccaacaattgAATTTGACATCAATTGTATCATACCTTTTGTTTTACAATGCCAAATTCTACCTAAAAACAACTTTCTCAAAGTGCTTCATGTGACTTTGTACAGAGCCCCTCCCCCATGCAATCATCAGACTTTATCGAATAATGATTGGTTCTATTTACTGGAACTGGGAGGGCCTTCTGTCACCAAAGCAGCCATATTTTAGAGTTGCATTgtttatagagggtatgcacatgacgtcaccgtcggcgagagggactgcggttacgcccactgagtggcaaaagacagagcggcagtatttgagtacagcgtgacatCGGCAAAAACGCGTGGAAATAGGataaagctgttgtgcgatagactgtactagcagattaacaagaattcggagctatcgttttacagactgacaaaaaacacagaaaggagaaataaattgattgtTCATGCCAAcatccacagaccacaggtgggttgatcagttgctagggtcactattaagcagagtttttattttctacttaaaagtatttt
This window encodes:
- the mfsd4b gene encoding sodium-dependent glucose transporter 1 — encoded protein: MPPREPVPKKKHVRFARMEEDNDEQEEDTLFDKRKDVRKGLKSALKGAKGVLKMGSVKIDIVQPGRNQSGTGACWRWLVSLALFASFLGLGMAISVLGPTFEDLATNVNQEISNLSYIFVGRSSGYIGGSLLGGILFDFMNPHLLLGFSLLLTAVGISGTSYCKQAWLLTVLMCSVGVSMGVLDTGGNVLILNTWGEQAGPHMQALHFSFAAGAFFSPIIAKLLFGDSSDNNTIYPLLTGHPSKTISAILPFPDTTPTSMWAYIVIGAFVLLVSLIFFLLYSCSPPTSNWAKTSPGKQKFSKHHNILIFLLSMFFFFYVGSEVAYGSFIFPYAKDYAKMSDEAKAAGINSLFWGTFAAGRGLAIFFAACLRPGTLILFSLVGTTVSSLLLVLFSDNHPMLWACTGLYGLSMSTTFPSGISWVEQYTTVTGRSAAVFVVGAALGEMVLPSLLGFLLGHVKNQPLLMYLALGASTFTSILFPVMYKLASPGGDAVLRKATGRRPKDADDSEYRQALLENVEDEEEQENDGEADQWNDADFEVIEMDEANLMNSPTKALMPPDVAANSLAVQSVGASSESTPTHASDPITLASVSSALSFSTDSPRRKLLLSLNREKKD